From Apium graveolens cultivar Ventura chromosome 9, ASM990537v1, whole genome shotgun sequence, the proteins below share one genomic window:
- the LOC141683784 gene encoding uncharacterized protein LOC141683784 isoform X1, translating to MEEVNMNRLDLQRNLGKQMKSSLSGRSSPRNSPSFRRINSSRTPRKEGRSSSVFSASWFRSNRIVLWLLLITLWAYAGFYIQSRWAHGDNKEGIFGNQSDEDPVSEVGQRRALVVDEDTLSTKIQIGKNNSDSEKMDVIMNKKGKDASSHSPVLVKKRSKRSRRSSRRGARGKQVTPLHTENTNIEVQEVEEDIPRSNSSYGLLVGPFASLEDIILEWSPERRSGTCDRRSEFQRLVWSRKFVLIFHELSMTGAPLSMMELATELLSCGATVSAVVLSQKGGLMPELARRKIKIVEDKEKVSFKKAMKADLVIAGSAVCASWIEQYLDHSTATASRQIVWWIMENRREYFDRSKSVLSRVRMLIFLSDLQSKQWLAWCAEEKIKLMMQPALVTLSVNDELAFVAGIPCSLNTPAFSVENMLEKRQLLRKSVREELGVTDDDMLVMSLSSINPGKGHFLLLESVRYLIEQKSSLDDVAIDGLAVKDDYYQSMNNSDARRLGNTRKLFSDSVRKKSENIKVLIGSVGSKSNKVQYVKAILGLLSDQPNLSKSVLWTPATTRVASLYAAADVYVINSQGLGETFGRVTIEAMAFGLPVLGTDAGGTKEIVEHNLTGLLHPLGRPGSHSLSKHLQYMLQNPSARQEMGIRGREKVEKMYLKKHMYKLLARVLFKSMRIK from the exons ATGGAGGAAGTGAATATGAATAGATTGGATTTGCAAAGAAATTTGGGAAAACAGATGAAGTCGTCATTATCAGGAAGATCAAGTCCGAGGAATTCTCCTTCGTTTCGGAGAATTAACTCTAGCCGAACACCGCGAAAGGAAGGTCGAAGTAGTAGTGTTTTTAGTGCCAGTTGGTTTCGGAGCAATCGCATTGTGTTGTGGCTGCTTTTGATCACTCTTTGGGCTTATGCTGGGTTTTATATCCAATCAAGGTGGGCTCATGGGGACAATAAGGAAGGAATTTTTGGTAATCAAAGTGATGAAGATCCTGTATCTGAGGTAGGTCAGCGTCGGGCCTTGGTTGTAGACGAAGATACTTTGTCAACTAAGATACAGATTGGTAAAAATAATTCTGATTCAGAAAAGATGGATGTGATTATGAATAAGAAGGGGAAAGATGCTTCATCTCATTCTCCCGTGCTTGTAAAGAAGAGGAGCAAGAGATCTAGACGCAGTTCACGCAGGGGGGCTCGAGGTAAGCAAGTAACACCTCTACATACAGAAAACACTAATATTGAGGTGCAAGAAGTGGAAGAGGACATTCCTAGGAGCAACTCTTCTTACGGGCTTCTTGTTGGTCCCTTTGCCTCTCTAGAGGATATTATTCTGGAGTGGAGTCCTGAAAGGAGGTCGGGAACCTGTGACAGGAGGAGCGAATTTCAACGTCTTGTTTGGTCCAGAAAGTTCGTGTTGATATTTCATGAGCTTTCTATGACTGGAGCTCCTCTTTCAATGATGGAATTAGCAACTGAGCTGCTTAGCTGCGGGGCTACTGTTTCTGCCGTAGTTCTTAGCCAAAAGGGTGGTTTGATGCCTGAGCTTGCTAGAAGAAAGATTAAAATAGTAGAAGATAAAGAGAAAGTTAGCTTCAAAAAAGCTATGAAAGCAGATCTTGTCATTGCAGGATCGGCAGTCTGTGCATCATGGATAG AACAATACCTTGACCATTCTACTGCTACTGCTTCACGGCAAATTGTTTGGTGGATAATGGAAAATAGGCGCGAGTACTTTGACCGTTCAAAGAGTGTTCTCAGTCGTGTGAGAATGCTAATTTTTCTATCCGATTTGCAGTCTAAGCAATGGCTTGCCTGGTGTGCGGAAGAAAAGATCAAGTTAATGATGCAGCCTGCACTAGTTACACTTTCTGTTAATGACGAACTGGCTTTTGTAGCAGGCATTCCTTGTTCGCTAAATACCCCAGCTTTTAGTGTAGAGAATATGCTGGAAAAAAGGCAGTTACTCCGAAAGTCGGTAAGAGAAGAGTTAGGGGTGACAGATGATGACATGCTTGTGATGTCATTAAGCAGTATAAATCCTGGAAAGGGCCATTTCTTGCTACTTGAATCAGTACGGTACCTGATTGAACAAAAATCATCCCTTGATGATGTTGCTATTGATGGTTTAGCTGTAAAGGATGATTACTATCAGTCTATGAATAACTCTGATGCTCGTCGTCTGGGCAACACGAGGAAACTGTTTTCGGATAGTGTACGGAAGAAGTCAGAAAATATCAAGGTTCTGATTGGTTCAGTTGGATCTAAGAGCAATAAAGTTCAATATGTTAAAGCAATACTCGGGCTTTTATCTGATCAACCAAATTTATCAAAATCAGTGCTCTGGACTCCTGCAACTACACGTGTTGCCTCTCTCTATGCAGCGGCAGATGTATATGTTATAAACTCTCAG GGACTAGGAGAGACATTTGGAAGAGTAACGATTGAGGCAATGGCATTTGGTCTTCCG GTACTTGGTACAGATGCTGGAGGCACAAAGGAGATTGTTGAACACAATTTAACTGGTCTTCTTCATCCTTTGGGGCGTCCTGGGTCTCACAGTCTTTCCAAACATCTTCAATATATGCTTCAAAATCCATCTGCAAGGCAGGAGATGGGAATTAGAGGAAGAGAGAAAGTAGAGAAGATGTACTTGAAAAAGCACATGTACAAGCTGCTTGCACGAGTTCTATTCAAGTCCATGAGAATAAAGTGA
- the LOC141683784 gene encoding uncharacterized protein LOC141683784 isoform X2, whose translation MEEVNMNRLDLQRNLGKQMKSSLSGRSSPRNSPSFRRINSSRTPRKEGRSSSVFSASWFRSNRIVLWLLLITLWAYAGFYIQSRWAHGDNKEGIFGNQSDEDPVSEVGQRRALVVDEDTLSTKIQIGKNNSDSEKMDVIMNKKGKDASSHSPVLVKKRSKRSRRSSRRGARGKQVTPLHTENTNIEVQEVEEDIPRSNSSYGLLVGPFASLEDIILEWSPERRSGTCDRRSEFQRLVWSRKFVLIFHELSMTGAPLSMMELATELLSCGATVSAVVLSQKGGLMPELARRKIKIVEDKEKVSFKKAMKADLVIAGSAVCASWIEQYLDHSTATASRQIVWWIMENRREYFDRSKSVLSRVRMLIFLSDLQSKQWLAWCAEEKIKLMMQPALVTLSVNDELAFVAGIPCSLNTPAFSVENMLEKRQLLRKSVREELGVTDDDMLVMSLSSINPGKGHFLLLESVRYLIEQKSSLDDVAIDGLAVKDDYYQSMNNSDARRLGNTRKLFSDSVRKKSENIKVLIGSVGSKSNKVQYVKAILGLLSDQPNLSKSVLWTPATTRVASLYAAADVYVINSQFFSFIRTPNLSLARSQSYGFPSHANLSLYFAGVSSKSTLQRHDGKGSCHLNITVVLMLYFWLRHISYLIYMPNYIVHIATENIYTTVLENK comes from the exons ATGGAGGAAGTGAATATGAATAGATTGGATTTGCAAAGAAATTTGGGAAAACAGATGAAGTCGTCATTATCAGGAAGATCAAGTCCGAGGAATTCTCCTTCGTTTCGGAGAATTAACTCTAGCCGAACACCGCGAAAGGAAGGTCGAAGTAGTAGTGTTTTTAGTGCCAGTTGGTTTCGGAGCAATCGCATTGTGTTGTGGCTGCTTTTGATCACTCTTTGGGCTTATGCTGGGTTTTATATCCAATCAAGGTGGGCTCATGGGGACAATAAGGAAGGAATTTTTGGTAATCAAAGTGATGAAGATCCTGTATCTGAGGTAGGTCAGCGTCGGGCCTTGGTTGTAGACGAAGATACTTTGTCAACTAAGATACAGATTGGTAAAAATAATTCTGATTCAGAAAAGATGGATGTGATTATGAATAAGAAGGGGAAAGATGCTTCATCTCATTCTCCCGTGCTTGTAAAGAAGAGGAGCAAGAGATCTAGACGCAGTTCACGCAGGGGGGCTCGAGGTAAGCAAGTAACACCTCTACATACAGAAAACACTAATATTGAGGTGCAAGAAGTGGAAGAGGACATTCCTAGGAGCAACTCTTCTTACGGGCTTCTTGTTGGTCCCTTTGCCTCTCTAGAGGATATTATTCTGGAGTGGAGTCCTGAAAGGAGGTCGGGAACCTGTGACAGGAGGAGCGAATTTCAACGTCTTGTTTGGTCCAGAAAGTTCGTGTTGATATTTCATGAGCTTTCTATGACTGGAGCTCCTCTTTCAATGATGGAATTAGCAACTGAGCTGCTTAGCTGCGGGGCTACTGTTTCTGCCGTAGTTCTTAGCCAAAAGGGTGGTTTGATGCCTGAGCTTGCTAGAAGAAAGATTAAAATAGTAGAAGATAAAGAGAAAGTTAGCTTCAAAAAAGCTATGAAAGCAGATCTTGTCATTGCAGGATCGGCAGTCTGTGCATCATGGATAG AACAATACCTTGACCATTCTACTGCTACTGCTTCACGGCAAATTGTTTGGTGGATAATGGAAAATAGGCGCGAGTACTTTGACCGTTCAAAGAGTGTTCTCAGTCGTGTGAGAATGCTAATTTTTCTATCCGATTTGCAGTCTAAGCAATGGCTTGCCTGGTGTGCGGAAGAAAAGATCAAGTTAATGATGCAGCCTGCACTAGTTACACTTTCTGTTAATGACGAACTGGCTTTTGTAGCAGGCATTCCTTGTTCGCTAAATACCCCAGCTTTTAGTGTAGAGAATATGCTGGAAAAAAGGCAGTTACTCCGAAAGTCGGTAAGAGAAGAGTTAGGGGTGACAGATGATGACATGCTTGTGATGTCATTAAGCAGTATAAATCCTGGAAAGGGCCATTTCTTGCTACTTGAATCAGTACGGTACCTGATTGAACAAAAATCATCCCTTGATGATGTTGCTATTGATGGTTTAGCTGTAAAGGATGATTACTATCAGTCTATGAATAACTCTGATGCTCGTCGTCTGGGCAACACGAGGAAACTGTTTTCGGATAGTGTACGGAAGAAGTCAGAAAATATCAAGGTTCTGATTGGTTCAGTTGGATCTAAGAGCAATAAAGTTCAATATGTTAAAGCAATACTCGGGCTTTTATCTGATCAACCAAATTTATCAAAATCAGTGCTCTGGACTCCTGCAACTACACGTGTTGCCTCTCTCTATGCAGCGGCAGATGTATATGTTATAAACTCTCAG TTTTTTTCCTTCATAAGAACGCCGAATCTGTCCTTGGCAAGATCTCAAAGTTACGGGTTTCCATCACATGCTAATCTGTCTTTGTATTTTGCCGGTGTATCATCTAAGAGTACATTGCAGAGGCATGATGGAAAAGGGTCTTGCCACTTAAATATTACAGTTGTCCTTATGCTGTATTTCTGGTTGAGACATATTTCATATTTGATATATATGCCAAATTATATTGTCCACATTGCAACAGAAAATATTTACACGACAGTTCTGGAAAACAAGTAA